One part of the Nitrosophilus kaiyonis genome encodes these proteins:
- a CDS encoding homoserine dehydrogenase — protein sequence MIKVGIVGVGTVGESVVKILEKNRDIINARSGKEIVVAKGAVRNLNKKRDVNIPLTTDPYEIVNEPQIDIVVELMGGVDEAYNVVKKALLNKKAVVTANKALLAYHRYELQNLAGDIPFEFEASVAGGIPIIKALREGLSANHIEAIKGIMNGTCNFILTKMEKESVDFDLVLKEAQDLGYAEADPTFDIEGFDAAHKLLILASIAYGIDAKPEDILIEGITKITSLDFSFANEFGYSIKLLGIAKKINNHVELRVHPTLISKEQMIAKVDGVMNGISVIGDFVGETMYYGPGAGGDATASAVVSNIIDIARGGKCSPMLGFKKPLESGMKLLNIDDIKSKYYLRVLVEDRPGVLAKIAELFGNLNISIESMLQKPKEKSKANLLLSTHECYEKDIQKALKELEKLDFIDGKPFMMRIE from the coding sequence ATGATAAAAGTAGGAATAGTTGGAGTTGGAACAGTAGGAGAAAGTGTAGTAAAAATTTTAGAAAAAAACAGAGATATTATTAATGCAAGAAGTGGAAAAGAGATAGTTGTTGCTAAAGGAGCAGTTAGAAACTTAAATAAAAAAAGAGATGTAAATATCCCTTTAACTACCGATCCTTATGAAATTGTTAATGAGCCTCAAATAGATATAGTTGTTGAGCTTATGGGCGGAGTTGATGAAGCATATAATGTAGTTAAAAAGGCGCTACTGAATAAAAAAGCTGTTGTCACTGCAAATAAAGCTCTGCTTGCATATCATAGGTATGAGCTGCAAAATTTAGCTGGTGATATACCTTTTGAGTTTGAGGCAAGTGTAGCAGGTGGAATTCCAATTATTAAAGCATTAAGAGAAGGGCTTAGTGCTAACCATATAGAAGCTATTAAGGGTATAATGAATGGAACATGCAACTTTATCTTGACTAAAATGGAAAAAGAGAGCGTAGATTTTGATTTAGTTTTAAAAGAGGCTCAAGACCTTGGCTATGCAGAGGCTGATCCTACATTTGATATAGAAGGATTTGATGCAGCACATAAGCTTTTGATTTTAGCAAGTATTGCTTATGGAATAGATGCTAAACCAGAAGATATTTTAATTGAAGGAATAACCAAAATCACTTCATTGGATTTTTCATTTGCAAATGAGTTTGGATATTCTATAAAACTTCTTGGAATTGCAAAAAAAATCAATAATCATGTTGAATTAAGAGTTCATCCAACACTTATTTCTAAAGAACAGATGATTGCAAAAGTAGATGGAGTGATGAATGGAATTAGTGTTATAGGTGATTTTGTAGGTGAGACAATGTATTATGGGCCAGGAGCTGGTGGTGATGCAACTGCAAGTGCTGTAGTATCGAATATTATAGATATTGCAAGAGGTGGAAAATGCTCACCAATGCTTGGATTTAAAAAACCTTTAGAGAGTGGTATGAAACTATTAAATATTGATGATATAAAATCAAAATATTACTTAAGAGTTCTTGTTGAAGATAGACCCGGAGTATTAGCAAAAATAGCTGAACTCTTTGGAAATCTTAATATATCAATAGAGTCTATGCTTCAAAAACCAAAAGAGAAATCTAAAGCAAATCTTCTGCTTTCAACTCATGAATGTTATGAAAAAGATATCCAAAAAGCTTTAAAAGAGTTAGAGAAGTTAGATTTTATTGATGGCAAACCTTTTATGATGAGAATCGAATAA
- a CDS encoding LL-diaminopimelate aminotransferase, producing MFEEIRFNKIERLPKYVFAAVNEIKMAARRAGEDIIDFSMGNPDGPAPKPIIDKLIEAAKKPKNHGYSASKGIYKLRLAICNWYERRYGVALDPETEAVATMGSKEGYVHLVHAVTNPGDVAIVPGPTYPIHSYAFILAGGSVHNFKLDFDEYYEVDEEKFFKNLHSALNEAFPKPKFLVVNFPHNPSTATVTPEFYKELVKIAKKERFYIISDIAYADLTYDGYKTPSILEVDGAKDVAVESFTLSKSYNMAGWRVGFMVGNERLIGALQKIKSWIDYGMFTPIQIAATVALDYHEDEVEKIRLKYEKRRDVLVESFNKAGWEIVKPKATMFVWAKIPKEFEHLGSLEFSKKLLTDAKVAVSPGVGFGEFGEGWVRIALIENEKRIRQAARNIKKFLNNR from the coding sequence ATGTTTGAAGAGATAAGATTTAATAAAATTGAAAGACTTCCAAAATATGTTTTTGCTGCGGTTAATGAGATTAAAATGGCTGCTAGAAGAGCAGGAGAAGATATTATCGATTTTAGTATGGGAAATCCAGATGGCCCTGCTCCAAAACCAATCATAGATAAACTAATAGAAGCAGCAAAAAAACCTAAAAATCATGGATATAGTGCAAGTAAAGGTATTTATAAATTAAGACTTGCTATTTGTAACTGGTATGAAAGAAGATATGGAGTTGCTTTAGACCCAGAAACAGAAGCGGTTGCAACAATGGGAAGTAAAGAGGGGTATGTACATCTTGTACATGCTGTTACAAATCCTGGTGATGTTGCCATAGTTCCTGGACCGACATATCCTATTCATTCATATGCATTTATATTAGCTGGTGGTAGTGTGCATAATTTTAAATTGGATTTTGATGAATATTATGAGGTTGATGAGGAGAAATTTTTTAAAAATCTTCATTCTGCGCTTAATGAAGCTTTTCCAAAACCTAAATTTTTGGTAGTAAATTTTCCTCACAATCCTTCAACGGCAACAGTAACTCCAGAATTTTACAAAGAGCTTGTAAAAATAGCGAAAAAAGAGAGATTTTATATCATTAGTGATATAGCATATGCAGATTTAACTTATGATGGATACAAAACTCCTTCTATTTTAGAAGTTGATGGTGCAAAAGATGTTGCAGTTGAGAGTTTTACTCTATCTAAAAGCTACAATATGGCAGGTTGGCGTGTTGGTTTTATGGTAGGAAATGAAAGATTAATAGGTGCTCTTCAAAAAATAAAAAGCTGGATAGATTATGGTATGTTTACTCCTATTCAGATTGCTGCAACTGTTGCTTTAGATTATCATGAAGATGAGGTTGAAAAGATAAGATTAAAATACGAAAAAAGAAGAGATGTTTTAGTTGAAAGTTTTAATAAAGCTGGATGGGAGATAGTAAAACCAAAAGCAACAATGTTTGTATGGGCAAAAATTCCAAAAGAGTTTGAACATCTAGGAAGCTTAGAATTTAGTAAAAAACTCTTAACCGATGCAAAAGTAGCCGTAAGTCCTGGTGTTGGATTTGGCGAATTTGGCGAAGGATGGGTTAGAATAGCTTTGATTGAAAATGAAAAAAGAATAAGACAAGCTGCAAGAAATATAAAAAAATTTTTAAATAATAGGTAA